In one Mycobacterium sp. NBC_00419 genomic region, the following are encoded:
- a CDS encoding carboxymuconolactone decarboxylase family protein — protein sequence MVDDLDAELNSLVVQSPAGQQRLVGLIRSTCATALQLTPLPSEAVVTQPESDTETVVAEFAEQFSVDVSTVSDAQRAALTGALGAATFAVATQMFVADFLPRVRNALEVLGLAVPWLPEQPVWDADVDATDVVFNRLLPGIARLRALDPVTSEVVRLRGAVQHNCRLCKSLREGNALDAGGSESLYEDIEHYESSELLSDAHKAALRYADALIWSPARISPAVAAGVRKHFSDEQARELTLDVMRNASNKIAVALAADAPRVEQGTERYLIDADGQTQFA from the coding sequence ATGGTCGATGATCTCGATGCCGAACTGAACTCCCTCGTCGTGCAGTCCCCGGCCGGCCAGCAGCGGCTGGTGGGGTTGATCCGGTCGACGTGCGCGACGGCGCTGCAACTCACACCGCTGCCCTCCGAAGCCGTCGTCACCCAGCCGGAGTCGGACACCGAGACGGTGGTGGCCGAGTTCGCCGAGCAGTTCAGCGTGGACGTCTCGACAGTGTCCGACGCGCAGCGCGCGGCGCTGACCGGTGCGCTGGGGGCCGCGACGTTCGCGGTGGCGACGCAGATGTTCGTCGCCGACTTCCTGCCGCGGGTCCGCAACGCACTGGAGGTCCTGGGCCTTGCGGTGCCGTGGCTGCCCGAGCAGCCGGTCTGGGACGCCGACGTCGACGCCACCGACGTGGTGTTCAACCGGTTGCTACCCGGAATTGCCAGGCTGCGGGCGCTGGACCCGGTGACCTCCGAGGTGGTGCGGCTGCGGGGGGCCGTCCAGCACAACTGCCGGCTGTGCAAGTCGCTGCGCGAAGGCAACGCGCTGGACGCCGGCGGGTCGGAAAGCCTGTACGAGGACATCGAGCACTACGAATCCTCCGAACTCCTCAGTGACGCGCACAAGGCGGCCCTGCGCTACGCCGACGCCCTGATCTGGTCGCCGGCCCGGATCAGTCCCGCGGTGGCGGCAGGGGTGCGCAAGCATTTCTCCGACGAGCAGGCCCGCGAGCTCACCCTCGATGTCATGCGCAACGCGAGCAACAAGATCGCCGTCGCCCTGGCCGCCGACGCTCCCCGAGTCGAGCAGGGCACCGAGCGCTATCTCATCGACGCCGACGGTCAGACACAGTTCGCCTGA
- a CDS encoding carbohydrate ABC transporter permease — protein MTDVTIRRQRSGLLGYALLAPSLFGVVCFLLLPMLVVVWLSVHRWDLLGPIRFVGLDNWRSVLTDPGFGNSLLVTLAFIAIVVPAQIVLGLVAASLLARELPGSGMFRTLYVLPWVCSPLAVAVLWHWILAPTDGAVSTLLGRPVEWLTDPGLALPVVCAVTVWTNVGYVTLFFLAGILAIPPQIQAAARLDGATNWQRFWHVTLPMLRPTLFFVSVTGIVSAAQVFDTVYALTGGGPAGRTDLVAHRIYAEAFGAAAIGRAAVMALVLFVILVGATVVQHLYFRRRVSYDVT, from the coding sequence ATGACTGACGTGACCATCCGTCGTCAGCGTTCGGGCCTGCTGGGCTACGCACTGCTGGCACCCAGCCTGTTCGGGGTGGTCTGCTTCCTGCTGCTGCCGATGTTGGTGGTGGTCTGGCTCAGCGTGCACCGCTGGGATCTGCTCGGCCCGATCCGCTTTGTGGGACTGGACAATTGGCGTTCGGTGCTGACCGACCCGGGTTTCGGCAACTCGCTGCTGGTGACCCTGGCCTTCATCGCGATCGTGGTTCCGGCTCAGATCGTCCTCGGGTTGGTGGCCGCCTCGCTGCTGGCGCGTGAACTGCCTGGCAGCGGAATGTTCCGCACCCTCTATGTGCTGCCGTGGGTGTGCTCGCCGCTGGCGGTGGCGGTGCTGTGGCATTGGATCCTGGCACCGACCGACGGTGCGGTGAGCACGCTGCTGGGCCGGCCCGTCGAGTGGCTGACCGACCCCGGCTTGGCATTACCGGTGGTCTGCGCGGTGACGGTGTGGACCAACGTCGGCTACGTGACGCTGTTCTTCCTGGCCGGCATCCTGGCCATCCCGCCGCAGATCCAGGCCGCCGCACGCCTGGACGGCGCGACCAACTGGCAGCGGTTCTGGCACGTGACGCTGCCGATGCTGCGACCGACGCTGTTCTTCGTCTCGGTCACCGGCATCGTGAGCGCGGCGCAGGTGTTCGACACCGTCTACGCCCTCACCGGCGGCGGCCCGGCCGGGCGCACCGACCTGGTGGCCCACCGTATCTACGCCGAGGCGTTCGGCGCGGCGGCGATCGGGCGGGCCGCGGTCATGGCCCTGGTGTTGTTCGTGATCCTGGTCGGCGCGACCGTCGTCCAGCACCTCTATTTCCGCCGACGGGTCAGCTATGACGTTACGTAA
- a CDS encoding GAF domain-containing protein produces the protein MSSAQPHQTDTTAGLAPLAGELEKIAALLGVKSVLVMRSEPDSMVVAATAGEATQHYTVGAAGKKALDDASGVPLYCERVVDHDSALFVRDSREDATFAGNEDEVEFGLHNYLGLPVHDGTGAVVGTVCVLDNTARDYTEDELAQLSALAGKVEGIIDADGSALG, from the coding sequence ATGTCTAGCGCGCAGCCTCACCAGACGGACACCACCGCGGGGCTTGCGCCCCTGGCCGGGGAACTCGAGAAGATCGCGGCACTGCTGGGGGTCAAGTCGGTGCTGGTGATGCGCTCCGAGCCGGACTCGATGGTGGTCGCTGCCACCGCAGGCGAGGCAACCCAGCACTACACCGTCGGCGCGGCGGGCAAGAAGGCCCTCGATGACGCGTCGGGGGTGCCGCTGTACTGCGAGCGGGTGGTCGACCACGACAGCGCGCTGTTCGTCCGCGACTCCCGTGAAGACGCCACCTTCGCCGGCAACGAGGACGAGGTCGAGTTCGGTCTGCACAACTACCTGGGGCTGCCGGTGCATGACGGGACGGGTGCCGTGGTGGGGACGGTCTGCGTGCTCGACAACACCGCCCGGGACTACACCGAAGACGAGCTGGCCCAGCTCTCTGCGCTGGCCGGCAAGGTGGAGGGCATCATCGACGCTGACGGCAGCGCGCTGGGTTGA
- a CDS encoding metallopeptidase TldD-related protein, with the protein MIPAQQVVELALAAATVDETIVIVTDRAEASLRWAGNSMTTNGVSTTRSTTVISIVRKGNTSHTGSIRTSDVDPASIGALVAAAEQAAHAAPDARDSAALLSGAGNPDDWSHAVPETGAEVFADVAESLTRGFAGSDRLYGYAHHLVETTFLATSTGVRRRFTQPTGTVEVNAKRARASAWAGVSTPWFADVSTDALLDDLAMRLGWAARTVDLPAGRYETLMPPSTVADMMIYLGWSMDGRGAQEGRTALSAPGGGTRVGEKLTDLPLTMYSDPFAPGQECAPFVAATSSSERISVFDNGIDIGRVDWIRDGAVNALAYPRAAAGEFGVEPAVPADNLLMTGGTADLADMVAATERGLLLTTLWYIRTVDPTTLLLTGLTRDGVYLIEDGEVTAAVNNFRFNESPLDLLRRASQAGVPEATLPREWGDWATRAVMPTLRIPDFHMSSVSQAQ; encoded by the coding sequence ATGATCCCCGCACAGCAGGTCGTCGAACTGGCCCTGGCCGCCGCGACGGTCGACGAGACCATCGTCATCGTCACCGATCGGGCCGAGGCCTCGTTGCGCTGGGCCGGGAACTCGATGACCACCAACGGTGTGTCGACCACCCGATCCACCACGGTGATTTCCATTGTGCGTAAAGGCAATACCTCGCACACCGGATCCATCCGCACCAGCGACGTCGACCCCGCCTCGATCGGCGCCCTGGTGGCCGCCGCCGAGCAGGCCGCACATGCGGCGCCCGACGCCCGCGACAGCGCGGCACTGCTGTCGGGAGCCGGGAACCCGGACGACTGGAGCCATGCGGTGCCCGAGACCGGGGCCGAGGTGTTCGCCGATGTCGCCGAGTCGTTGACGCGCGGGTTCGCCGGCTCCGATCGGCTCTACGGCTACGCCCACCACCTGGTCGAGACGACGTTCCTGGCCACCTCCACCGGGGTGCGCAGGCGCTTCACCCAGCCCACCGGGACGGTGGAGGTCAATGCCAAGCGCGCTCGCGCCAGCGCGTGGGCCGGGGTCAGCACGCCGTGGTTCGCCGATGTCTCGACCGACGCTCTGCTCGATGACCTGGCGATGCGACTGGGCTGGGCGGCGCGCACCGTGGACCTGCCCGCCGGGCGATACGAGACGCTGATGCCACCCTCGACGGTCGCCGACATGATGATCTACCTCGGCTGGTCGATGGACGGCCGTGGCGCTCAGGAGGGCCGCACCGCGCTGTCGGCACCCGGCGGTGGAACGCGGGTGGGGGAGAAGCTCACCGACCTGCCGCTGACGATGTACTCGGATCCCTTCGCACCCGGTCAGGAGTGTGCACCCTTCGTCGCCGCCACCAGCAGCTCGGAGCGAATCTCGGTGTTCGACAACGGAATCGACATCGGCCGCGTCGACTGGATTCGGGACGGCGCCGTCAACGCGCTGGCGTATCCGCGGGCCGCGGCCGGCGAGTTCGGTGTGGAGCCGGCGGTGCCCGCCGACAACCTGCTGATGACCGGCGGTACGGCTGATCTGGCCGATATGGTGGCCGCCACCGAGCGTGGGCTGCTGCTGACCACGTTGTGGTACATCCGTACCGTCGATCCGACCACGCTGCTGCTGACCGGACTCACCCGCGACGGCGTGTACCTGATCGAGGACGGCGAGGTCACCGCGGCGGTCAACAACTTCCGGTTCAACGAGAGCCCGCTGGACTTGCTGCGGCGGGCGAGCCAGGCCGGTGTTCCCGAGGCGACCCTGCCCCGGGAATGGGGTGACTGGGCCACCCGCGCGGTGATGCCGACCCTGCGAATCCCGGACTTCCACATGTCATCGGTGAGCCAGGCGCAATAA
- a CDS encoding helix-turn-helix domain-containing protein, whose protein sequence is MIGSAAYGARCHTYNSVLTNRLRGHIMPFKLNNRFKGTDMAPNERQSVDSIEGELRDLGARIARIRLGRNFTQAALAKEAGASVRSVKRLEAGENTSLDTLIRVLVALDLGDRLSSTLPNPDVRPIERVKHEGHERRRARERHTVPRATDWAWGEEDEE, encoded by the coding sequence ATGATAGGGAGTGCTGCCTATGGTGCTCGTTGCCACACCTACAATTCAGTGTTGACGAACCGGTTAAGGGGCCATATAATGCCCTTTAAGCTTAATAACCGCTTTAAAGGGACAGATATGGCCCCTAATGAGAGGCAGTCGGTCGACTCGATCGAAGGCGAACTAAGAGATCTGGGTGCCCGCATAGCCCGGATCCGACTCGGCCGAAATTTTACGCAGGCTGCCCTGGCAAAAGAGGCTGGGGCCTCTGTGCGGAGCGTCAAGCGGCTGGAGGCCGGCGAAAACACGTCTCTCGATACGTTGATTCGTGTCTTGGTCGCACTTGATCTGGGTGACCGGCTGTCGAGCACGCTCCCGAATCCAGATGTGCGACCGATCGAGCGGGTCAAGCACGAAGGGCACGAGCGGCGACGCGCGCGTGAACGTCATACTGTCCCAAGGGCTACGGACTGGGCCTGGGGTGAAGAGGACGAAGAATGA
- a CDS encoding ABC transporter substrate-binding protein translates to MSRPRVSTLMLAALLAVMLLLVAGVLALGRTGAPSGKTVITVRLWDTQVAAAYRDSFAEFSRTHPDIEVRTNVVAYAGYFDTLRTDVAGGGADDIFWINNAYFAEYADNNRLLAVEPSPDWDRSVVAQFTRNGVLWGVPQLTDAGIALYYNADLLAADGVDPADLDTLRWDPEPAADTLRPLLKRLTHGRQWAYNAANDLQGIYLNYIGSAGGVFAADDRFAFDNPQAAEALRYVVDLINTDRVSPPAADTNGNGDFSRNQFLSGRMALFQSGTYNLAEIAEQARFRWGVAMLPIGPVGRVSVTNGIAAAGNPASRHPDAVREVLAWLGSSRGNEFLGRRGAAIPAVLPAQQAYFDYWSAKGVEVAPFFRVLDGPRIAAPGGAGFAAGYQAIRPYFDEMFLGRASVADTLATAQRAANDAAAR, encoded by the coding sequence GTGAGCCGGCCCCGCGTATCGACGCTCATGCTGGCGGCGCTGCTGGCCGTGATGCTGCTGCTCGTGGCCGGGGTGTTGGCGCTGGGCCGCACCGGCGCGCCCAGCGGCAAGACCGTGATCACGGTTCGGCTGTGGGACACTCAGGTCGCCGCCGCCTACCGCGACTCGTTCGCCGAATTCAGCCGCACCCACCCCGATATCGAGGTCCGCACCAACGTCGTCGCCTATGCCGGGTACTTCGACACCCTGCGCACCGACGTCGCAGGCGGCGGCGCCGACGACATCTTCTGGATCAACAACGCCTACTTCGCCGAATACGCCGACAACAACCGCCTGCTGGCCGTTGAACCCAGCCCGGACTGGGACCGCTCGGTGGTCGCCCAGTTCACCCGCAACGGCGTGCTCTGGGGGGTGCCGCAGCTCACCGATGCCGGTATCGCGCTGTACTACAACGCCGACCTGCTGGCCGCCGACGGCGTCGACCCCGCCGACCTGGACACCCTGCGCTGGGATCCCGAACCGGCCGCCGACACGCTGCGGCCGCTGCTCAAGCGCCTCACCCACGGCCGCCAGTGGGCCTACAACGCGGCCAACGACCTGCAGGGCATCTACCTCAACTACATCGGCTCGGCGGGTGGAGTGTTCGCCGCCGACGACCGGTTCGCCTTCGACAATCCGCAGGCCGCCGAGGCGTTGCGCTACGTCGTCGACCTGATCAACACCGACCGGGTGTCCCCACCCGCCGCCGACACCAACGGCAACGGCGACTTCTCCCGCAACCAGTTCCTGTCCGGGCGGATGGCACTGTTCCAATCCGGCACCTACAACCTGGCTGAGATCGCCGAGCAGGCCAGGTTCCGGTGGGGCGTCGCCATGCTTCCGATCGGGCCGGTAGGACGGGTCAGTGTCACCAACGGCATTGCCGCTGCGGGCAATCCGGCCAGCCGCCACCCCGACGCGGTCCGTGAGGTGCTGGCCTGGCTGGGCAGCAGCCGGGGCAACGAGTTCCTCGGCCGGCGCGGCGCGGCGATCCCCGCGGTGTTGCCGGCCCAGCAGGCGTACTTCGACTACTGGTCGGCCAAGGGAGTCGAGGTGGCTCCATTCTTCCGGGTGCTCGACGGACCCCGGATCGCCGCACCCGGCGGGGCGGGATTCGCCGCCGGCTACCAGGCGATTAGGCCGTATTTCGACGAGATGTTCCTGGGCCGGGCCTCGGTCGCTGACACCCTGGCGACCGCCCAGCGCGCAGCCAACGACGCGGCCGCCCGTTAG
- a CDS encoding TldD/PmbA family protein: MSFRDVDADFVALPRHQLADAALTAARDAGASYADLRIHAITNEVVQLRDGELETAVTDREIGLAVRVIVDGTWGFASHAELAPEVAAVTARRAVAVATTLAALNAERIELAAEPVYSDATWVSTYAVDPFTISTADKIAVLGEYSGRLLASKTGGVGVDHVSAMVNTVKEQVFYADTFGSSITQQRVRVMPMLEAVAVDAAAGSFESMRTLAPPTARGWEAVAGDEIWDWTSELAELPTLLAEKTKAPSVIAGPTDLVIDPTNLWLTIHESIGHATEYDRAIGYEAAYAGTSFATPDKLNTMRYGSPLMNVTADRTVEYGLATIGYDDEGVAAQSWDLVRDGVFVGYQLDRVFAPRLGQARSNGCSYADSPHHVPIQRMANVSLQPGTEDLSTADLISRVRDGIYIVGDKSWSIDMQRYNFQFTGQRFFRIRDGKLDGQLRDVAYQATTTDFWNSMEAVGGPSTWRLGGAFNCGKAQPGQVAAVSHGCPSALFRGVNVLNTREESGRA; this comes from the coding sequence GTGAGTTTCCGTGATGTCGACGCCGACTTCGTCGCCCTGCCGCGCCACCAGCTGGCCGATGCCGCGCTGACCGCAGCCCGCGATGCCGGGGCCAGCTACGCCGACCTGCGAATTCACGCGATCACCAACGAGGTGGTGCAGCTGCGCGACGGTGAACTGGAGACCGCGGTCACCGACCGCGAGATCGGCCTGGCGGTGCGGGTGATCGTCGACGGCACCTGGGGGTTCGCCTCGCATGCCGAGCTGGCACCCGAAGTCGCGGCCGTGACGGCACGCCGCGCGGTCGCGGTGGCCACCACCCTGGCCGCCCTCAATGCCGAACGCATCGAGTTGGCCGCCGAGCCGGTCTACTCCGACGCCACCTGGGTGTCGACCTACGCGGTCGACCCGTTCACCATTTCGACCGCCGACAAGATCGCCGTGCTGGGGGAGTACTCCGGGCGGCTGCTGGCTAGCAAAACAGGTGGGGTCGGTGTCGACCACGTCTCGGCGATGGTGAACACCGTCAAAGAGCAGGTGTTCTACGCCGACACGTTTGGTTCGAGCATCACCCAGCAGCGGGTGCGGGTGATGCCGATGCTGGAGGCGGTGGCCGTCGACGCCGCCGCGGGCAGCTTCGAGTCGATGCGCACCTTGGCCCCACCCACCGCGCGGGGCTGGGAGGCGGTGGCCGGTGACGAGATCTGGGATTGGACCTCCGAGCTGGCCGAGCTGCCCACCCTGCTGGCCGAGAAGACCAAGGCGCCCAGCGTGATCGCCGGACCCACCGACCTGGTGATCGACCCCACCAACCTGTGGCTGACCATCCACGAGTCGATCGGGCACGCCACCGAATATGACCGCGCCATCGGCTACGAAGCCGCCTATGCCGGTACCTCGTTCGCCACCCCCGACAAACTGAACACCATGCGCTACGGCTCGCCGCTGATGAACGTGACCGCCGACCGCACCGTCGAATACGGTTTGGCGACAATCGGATACGACGACGAAGGGGTAGCCGCCCAGAGCTGGGATCTGGTGCGTGACGGCGTCTTCGTCGGCTACCAGCTCGACCGGGTGTTCGCCCCCCGACTGGGACAGGCCCGCTCCAACGGGTGCTCGTACGCCGATTCCCCGCACCACGTGCCGATCCAGCGGATGGCCAACGTCTCGCTGCAACCGGGAACCGAAGATCTGTCCACCGCTGACCTGATCAGCCGGGTGCGCGACGGCATCTACATCGTCGGTGACAAGTCGTGGTCGATCGATATGCAGCGCTACAACTTCCAGTTCACCGGACAGCGGTTCTTCCGGATCCGGGACGGCAAACTGGACGGGCAGTTGCGCGATGTGGCCTATCAGGCCACCACGACGGACTTCTGGAACTCAATGGAAGCCGTCGGTGGACCGTCGACCTGGCGACTGGGCGGGGCGTTCAACTGCGGTAAGGCCCAGCCCGGGCAGGTCGCCGCCGTCAGCCACGGCTGCCCGTCGGCCTTGTTCCGCGGGGTGAACGTACTCAACACGCGTGAAGAATCGGGCCGCGCATGA
- a CDS encoding threonine aldolase family protein yields MRPVPHTSAAFASDNAAGAHPAAMAALVAANHGSVVSYGADAITRRAADRIKDAFDAPDADVLFAFTGTGANIIALASAVRPWHEILCSDIAHSLLDEAGGPVRISGASLAPLPSDDGLIDPAELDRRITRRGAVHHSQPRIVTITQSTENGRVWQPDALAAFVDHAHDLDLLVHVDGSRIANAIAALDITPAQAIGDADIVTVGGTKSGMLFGDAILVRRPEHFAGIEFVQKQIGHLASKHRYVSAQFDAMLADGDWLRSAAHANALAARLSAGMAELGLRLSSPTDANEVFVDLDAEALGAVREHFVVHVPDPHTPAVRFVCSWASTEDDVHAVLDILRRTVSDRRRR; encoded by the coding sequence ATGAGACCCGTGCCGCACACGTCCGCCGCCTTCGCCTCCGACAACGCCGCCGGGGCCCATCCCGCGGCCATGGCGGCGCTGGTGGCCGCCAACCACGGCTCCGTCGTCTCCTACGGCGCCGACGCGATCACCCGGCGCGCCGCCGACCGGATCAAAGACGCGTTCGACGCACCGGATGCCGACGTGCTGTTCGCGTTCACCGGAACCGGCGCCAACATCATCGCGCTCGCCTCCGCGGTGCGCCCCTGGCACGAGATCCTGTGCAGCGACATCGCACACTCGCTGCTCGACGAAGCCGGTGGCCCGGTCCGCATTTCCGGCGCGAGCCTGGCGCCGCTGCCCAGTGACGACGGCCTCATCGATCCAGCCGAACTGGATCGGCGCATCACCCGCCGCGGCGCGGTACATCACTCCCAGCCGCGGATCGTCACCATCACCCAGTCCACCGAGAACGGCCGCGTCTGGCAGCCCGATGCCCTCGCGGCATTCGTCGACCACGCCCACGATCTCGACCTGCTGGTCCACGTCGACGGTTCACGAATCGCCAACGCCATTGCCGCCCTTGATATCACCCCGGCACAGGCGATCGGCGACGCGGACATCGTCACCGTCGGCGGCACCAAGAGCGGCATGTTGTTCGGCGACGCGATTCTGGTGCGCCGCCCCGAGCATTTCGCCGGTATCGAGTTCGTCCAGAAGCAGATCGGCCACCTGGCAAGCAAGCATCGTTACGTCTCAGCCCAATTCGATGCGATGCTGGCAGACGGCGATTGGCTGCGCTCAGCCGCGCATGCCAACGCTCTGGCGGCCCGGCTCTCAGCCGGAATGGCCGAGCTCGGATTGCGCCTGAGCTCTCCCACCGACGCCAACGAGGTCTTCGTCGACCTCGACGCCGAGGCTCTGGGCGCCGTCCGGGAACACTTCGTCGTGCATGTGCCCGACCCCCACACACCGGCCGTACGGTTCGTCTGCTCCTGGGCGAGCACCGAGGACGACGTCCACGCCGTCCTGGACATCCTCAGGCGAACTGTGTCTGACCGTCGGCGTCGATGA
- a CDS encoding energy-coupling factor transporter transmembrane component T family protein codes for MTNRQRRPVVLLRPTPGTSTIHELWAGTKIVVVLALSALLAFYPGWVPIAFVTVLVAVALWLSRVTWGVVPSIPKWLWLLIFLGGFTAALAGGSPEIHIGPIVIGLHGLLNFLRLTAVSFLLIGLAGLVSWTTNVADVAPAVAKLGRPFKVLRIPVDDWAVALSLALRAFPMLLDEFRMMYAARRLRPSPVLTGRRARRRRWSIEIVDLLAAGITVTLRRADEMGDAITARGGTGQIAAAPSGPRRADWVVLATTAAVCVLSIGIELVVLG; via the coding sequence ATGACAAACCGTCAGCGCCGCCCCGTCGTCCTGCTACGTCCAACGCCGGGAACCTCGACCATCCACGAGCTGTGGGCGGGCACCAAGATCGTGGTGGTGCTTGCCCTGTCGGCGCTGCTCGCGTTCTACCCGGGCTGGGTGCCGATCGCGTTTGTCACCGTCCTCGTCGCCGTCGCACTCTGGCTGTCCCGTGTGACCTGGGGTGTGGTTCCGTCGATCCCGAAGTGGTTGTGGCTGTTGATCTTCCTCGGTGGTTTCACCGCGGCCCTGGCCGGCGGCAGTCCCGAGATCCACATCGGCCCGATCGTGATCGGTCTGCACGGGCTGCTGAATTTCCTGCGGCTCACCGCGGTCTCCTTCCTGCTGATCGGACTGGCCGGTTTGGTGTCGTGGACGACGAATGTCGCCGACGTCGCGCCCGCGGTGGCCAAACTGGGCCGTCCGTTCAAGGTGCTCCGGATCCCGGTCGACGACTGGGCGGTGGCATTGTCGTTGGCGCTGCGGGCTTTTCCCATGCTGCTCGACGAGTTCCGGATGATGTATGCCGCGCGACGGCTTCGGCCCAGCCCCGTCCTGACCGGCCGACGGGCACGCCGCCGCCGCTGGTCCATCGAGATCGTCGACCTACTGGCCGCGGGTATCACCGTGACACTGCGCCGCGCCGACGAGATGGGCGATGCGATCACCGCCCGCGGCGGCACCGGCCAGATTGCGGCGGCGCCGTCGGGACCGCGACGGGCCGACTGGGTGGTGTTGGCGACCACGGCCGCGGTGTGCGTGCTGTCGATCGGGATTGAACTGGTCGTTCTGGGCTAA
- a CDS encoding carbohydrate ABC transporter permease, with product MTLRNALIYLGLLAGAVITLAPFGLGLLTSFTSAQQFATGTPLSLPRPPTLANYGALGDAGFGRALAVTALMTAIITLAQLTFSVLAGFAFARLEFTGRDALFWVYIATLMVPATVTVVPLYLMMAELGLRNTFWALVLPFVFGSPYAIFLLREHFRAIPGDLINAARLDGANTLDVIVHVVLPASKPILATLTLITVVSQWNSFMWPLVITSGGTWRVLTVATAGLQSQYNAQWTLVMAATTVAIVPLLVLFLAFQRHIVRSIVVTGLK from the coding sequence ATGACGTTACGTAACGCGCTGATCTACCTCGGGCTGCTGGCGGGGGCGGTGATCACTTTGGCGCCGTTCGGGCTGGGCCTGCTGACGTCGTTCACCTCCGCGCAGCAGTTCGCCACCGGTACGCCACTGTCACTGCCGCGCCCACCGACGCTGGCCAACTACGGCGCCCTCGGCGACGCCGGTTTCGGCCGGGCGCTGGCCGTCACCGCGCTGATGACGGCGATCATCACGCTGGCCCAGCTGACGTTCTCGGTGCTGGCCGGTTTCGCGTTCGCACGGCTGGAGTTCACCGGTCGCGATGCGCTGTTCTGGGTGTACATCGCCACTCTCATGGTGCCGGCGACGGTCACGGTCGTCCCGCTGTATCTGATGATGGCCGAACTCGGTCTGCGCAATACGTTCTGGGCGTTGGTGCTGCCGTTCGTGTTCGGCTCGCCGTACGCGATCTTCCTGCTGCGGGAGCACTTTCGGGCCATCCCGGGTGATCTCATCAACGCCGCACGGCTCGACGGCGCGAACACCCTCGACGTGATCGTCCACGTGGTGCTGCCGGCGAGCAAGCCGATCCTGGCGACGCTGACCCTGATCACCGTTGTGAGTCAATGGAATTCGTTCATGTGGCCGCTGGTGATCACCAGCGGCGGCACGTGGCGGGTGCTGACGGTGGCCACCGCGGGCCTGCAGTCGCAGTACAACGCGCAGTGGACTCTGGTGATGGCCGCCACGACGGTCGCGATCGTTCCACTGCTGGTGCTGTTCCTGGCATTCCAGCGGCACATCGTGCGCTCGATCGTGGTGACGGGGCTCAAGTGA